The proteins below are encoded in one region of Sminthopsis crassicaudata isolate SCR6 chromosome 1, ASM4859323v1, whole genome shotgun sequence:
- the TLCD3B gene encoding ceramide synthase isoform X2 — MSLLFVVGCLFFPLFFTILCWSLQKHSSLQMEKKEAVLVASKLVSSVQAIMASTAGYIVSTSCKHIIDDQHWLSSAYTQFAVPYFIYDIYAMFLCHWHKHQVKGHGKDEGGAGPPGGTWAVARGYLHKEFLMVLHHAVMVLVCFPLSVVWRQGKGDFFLGCMLMAEVSTPFVCLGKILIQYKQQHTLLHKVNGTLMLLSFLCCRVLLFPYLYWAYGQHAGLPLLSVPLNIPAHVNLGAALLLAPQLYWFFLICRGACRLFRPRGSAPPAPRQPPGLHDGPRD; from the exons ATGTCCCTACTTTTTGTAGTAGGCTGCCTTTTCTTCCCACTGTTCTTTACCATCCTTTGCTGGAGCCTGCAGAAGCATTCCAGTCTGCAAATGGAGAAAAAGGAGGCTGTCTTGGTGGCATCCAA GCTAGTATCCTCAGTCCAAGCTATCATGGCCTCCACTGCTGGCTACATTGTCTCCACCTCCTGCAAACATATCATTGATGACCA ACACTGGCTATCCTCAGCTTATACTCAGTTTGCAGTGCCCTACTTCATCTACGACATCTACGCCATGTTCCTGTGTCACTGGCACAAACACCAGGTCAAAGGTCATGGAAAGGATGAGGGAGGGGCTGGCCCCCCAGGAGGCACTTGGGCTGTGGCCCGAGGCTACCTGCACAAGGAATTCCTCATGGTGCTGCACCATGCAGTCATGGTGCTGGTCTGCTTTCCACTATCAGTG GTCTGGCGCCAAGGCAAGGGGGacttcttcctgggatgtatgTTGATGGCTGAAGTCAGCACGCCCTTTGTCTGCCTGGGCAAGATCCTCATCCAG TACAAGCAGCAGCACACCTTGCTGCACAAAGTGAATGGTACCCTGATGCTGCTGAGCTTCCTGTGCTGTCGAGTGCTACTCTTCCCCTACCTGTACTGGGCCTACGGGCAGCATGCAGGCCTGCCCCTGCTCTCCGTGCCCCTCAATATCCCAGCCCATGTCAACCTGGGGGCCGCCCTGCTGCTTGCTCCACAGCTCTACTGGTTTTTCCTCATCTGTCGGGGAGCGTGCCGTCTCTTTAGGCCTCGGGGATCTGCCCCCCCAGCCCCTCGCCAGCCCCCAGGGCTGCATGATGGGCCCCGGGACTGA
- the TLCD3B gene encoding ceramide synthase isoform X4, protein MASTAGYIVSTSCKHIIDDQHWLSSAYTQFAVPYFIYDIYAMFLCHWHKHQVKGHGKDEGGAGPPGGTWAVARGYLHKEFLMVLHHAVMVLVCFPLSVVWRQGKGDFFLGCMLMAEVSTPFVCLGKILIQYKQQHTLLHKVNGTLMLLSFLCCRVLLFPYLYWAYGQHAGLPLLSVPLNIPAHVNLGAALLLAPQLYWFFLICRGACRLFRPRGSAPPAPRQPPGLHDGPRD, encoded by the exons ATGGCCTCCACTGCTGGCTACATTGTCTCCACCTCCTGCAAACATATCATTGATGACCA ACACTGGCTATCCTCAGCTTATACTCAGTTTGCAGTGCCCTACTTCATCTACGACATCTACGCCATGTTCCTGTGTCACTGGCACAAACACCAGGTCAAAGGTCATGGAAAGGATGAGGGAGGGGCTGGCCCCCCAGGAGGCACTTGGGCTGTGGCCCGAGGCTACCTGCACAAGGAATTCCTCATGGTGCTGCACCATGCAGTCATGGTGCTGGTCTGCTTTCCACTATCAGTG GTCTGGCGCCAAGGCAAGGGGGacttcttcctgggatgtatgTTGATGGCTGAAGTCAGCACGCCCTTTGTCTGCCTGGGCAAGATCCTCATCCAG TACAAGCAGCAGCACACCTTGCTGCACAAAGTGAATGGTACCCTGATGCTGCTGAGCTTCCTGTGCTGTCGAGTGCTACTCTTCCCCTACCTGTACTGGGCCTACGGGCAGCATGCAGGCCTGCCCCTGCTCTCCGTGCCCCTCAATATCCCAGCCCATGTCAACCTGGGGGCCGCCCTGCTGCTTGCTCCACAGCTCTACTGGTTTTTCCTCATCTGTCGGGGAGCGTGCCGTCTCTTTAGGCCTCGGGGATCTGCCCCCCCAGCCCCTCGCCAGCCCCCAGGGCTGCATGATGGGCCCCGGGACTGA
- the TLCD3B gene encoding ceramide synthase isoform X3 gives MWRTSGATKSHGQLRKHQLELVSSVQAIMASTAGYIVSTSCKHIIDDQHWLSSAYTQFAVPYFIYDIYAMFLCHWHKHQVKGHGKDEGGAGPPGGTWAVARGYLHKEFLMVLHHAVMVLVCFPLSVVWRQGKGDFFLGCMLMAEVSTPFVCLGKILIQYKQQHTLLHKVNGTLMLLSFLCCRVLLFPYLYWAYGQHAGLPLLSVPLNIPAHVNLGAALLLAPQLYWFFLICRGACRLFRPRGSAPPAPRQPPGLHDGPRD, from the exons ATGTGGAGGACCTCTGGGGCAACTAAGAGCCATGGACAACTAAGAAAGCACCAGTTAGA GCTAGTATCCTCAGTCCAAGCTATCATGGCCTCCACTGCTGGCTACATTGTCTCCACCTCCTGCAAACATATCATTGATGACCA ACACTGGCTATCCTCAGCTTATACTCAGTTTGCAGTGCCCTACTTCATCTACGACATCTACGCCATGTTCCTGTGTCACTGGCACAAACACCAGGTCAAAGGTCATGGAAAGGATGAGGGAGGGGCTGGCCCCCCAGGAGGCACTTGGGCTGTGGCCCGAGGCTACCTGCACAAGGAATTCCTCATGGTGCTGCACCATGCAGTCATGGTGCTGGTCTGCTTTCCACTATCAGTG GTCTGGCGCCAAGGCAAGGGGGacttcttcctgggatgtatgTTGATGGCTGAAGTCAGCACGCCCTTTGTCTGCCTGGGCAAGATCCTCATCCAG TACAAGCAGCAGCACACCTTGCTGCACAAAGTGAATGGTACCCTGATGCTGCTGAGCTTCCTGTGCTGTCGAGTGCTACTCTTCCCCTACCTGTACTGGGCCTACGGGCAGCATGCAGGCCTGCCCCTGCTCTCCGTGCCCCTCAATATCCCAGCCCATGTCAACCTGGGGGCCGCCCTGCTGCTTGCTCCACAGCTCTACTGGTTTTTCCTCATCTGTCGGGGAGCGTGCCGTCTCTTTAGGCCTCGGGGATCTGCCCCCCCAGCCCCTCGCCAGCCCCCAGGGCTGCATGATGGGCCCCGGGACTGA
- the TLCD3B gene encoding ceramide synthase isoform X1 — protein sequence MMLSPMVAGGVVFPGLFLLSKNTLQRLPQLRWEEADAVIVSARLVSSVQAIMASTAGYIVSTSCKHIIDDQHWLSSAYTQFAVPYFIYDIYAMFLCHWHKHQVKGHGKDEGGAGPPGGTWAVARGYLHKEFLMVLHHAVMVLVCFPLSVVWRQGKGDFFLGCMLMAEVSTPFVCLGKILIQYKQQHTLLHKVNGTLMLLSFLCCRVLLFPYLYWAYGQHAGLPLLSVPLNIPAHVNLGAALLLAPQLYWFFLICRGACRLFRPRGSAPPAPRQPPGLHDGPRD from the exons ATGATGCTGTCCCCGATGGTGGCTGGGGGGGTTGTGTTCCCGGGACTCTTCCTCCTTTCAAAGAACACGCTCCAGAGGCTGCCCCAGCTGCGCTGGGAGGAGGCCGACGCGGTCATTGTCTCAGCCAG GCTAGTATCCTCAGTCCAAGCTATCATGGCCTCCACTGCTGGCTACATTGTCTCCACCTCCTGCAAACATATCATTGATGACCA ACACTGGCTATCCTCAGCTTATACTCAGTTTGCAGTGCCCTACTTCATCTACGACATCTACGCCATGTTCCTGTGTCACTGGCACAAACACCAGGTCAAAGGTCATGGAAAGGATGAGGGAGGGGCTGGCCCCCCAGGAGGCACTTGGGCTGTGGCCCGAGGCTACCTGCACAAGGAATTCCTCATGGTGCTGCACCATGCAGTCATGGTGCTGGTCTGCTTTCCACTATCAGTG GTCTGGCGCCAAGGCAAGGGGGacttcttcctgggatgtatgTTGATGGCTGAAGTCAGCACGCCCTTTGTCTGCCTGGGCAAGATCCTCATCCAG TACAAGCAGCAGCACACCTTGCTGCACAAAGTGAATGGTACCCTGATGCTGCTGAGCTTCCTGTGCTGTCGAGTGCTACTCTTCCCCTACCTGTACTGGGCCTACGGGCAGCATGCAGGCCTGCCCCTGCTCTCCGTGCCCCTCAATATCCCAGCCCATGTCAACCTGGGGGCCGCCCTGCTGCTTGCTCCACAGCTCTACTGGTTTTTCCTCATCTGTCGGGGAGCGTGCCGTCTCTTTAGGCCTCGGGGATCTGCCCCCCCAGCCCCTCGCCAGCCCCCAGGGCTGCATGATGGGCCCCGGGACTGA